A genomic segment from Actinomycetota bacterium encodes:
- a CDS encoding DUF4349 domain-containing protein, translating to MTELELEIRSALAEEAAGYTVPDDLKGRTMVAARVRPGKPHRLVHGRGWVYALAAAGALTVLVALGTLVNPAPSQPNRTAAQHIVRAPSNVSNINGPLTSIDTSLGPVPAQAPSPGKSSGAGFQQSIVRTASVSVRVPKGHFASAWSQAAGVAGRFGGLVSNSNTQTANGRLASGNLTLQVPSTNLDQALAALGDLGAVSNQSTTSLDESGQVASDAAQLTALQGEEAEYLQLLPQAKSTADILAIEQPLNNVTQQIQTLQASQSYLQNQVAMASIQATLAEPGTQPAAARPGGRLATAWHQARNGVATVLAGFIVAVGYLLAPVVLVVLAWAAVRRLRRRVA from the coding sequence ATGACTGAGCTTGAGCTGGAGATCCGCAGCGCCCTGGCCGAAGAAGCAGCGGGGTACACCGTCCCGGACGACCTCAAGGGACGCACCATGGTGGCCGCCCGGGTCCGCCCAGGGAAGCCCCACCGGTTGGTCCATGGGCGCGGCTGGGTGTACGCGTTGGCCGCCGCCGGCGCCCTCACTGTGCTGGTTGCCCTTGGGACTCTGGTCAACCCGGCGCCGTCCCAACCGAACAGAACTGCTGCGCAACACATTGTCAGGGCCCCAAGCAACGTGAGCAACATCAACGGCCCACTGACATCCATAGACACGAGCCTCGGCCCAGTGCCCGCCCAGGCCCCGTCGCCGGGCAAGTCCTCCGGAGCGGGGTTCCAGCAGAGCATCGTGCGCACCGCCTCGGTCTCGGTCCGGGTGCCCAAGGGTCACTTCGCCTCCGCCTGGTCACAGGCGGCGGGGGTGGCGGGCCGGTTCGGGGGGCTGGTCTCCAACTCCAACACCCAGACCGCCAACGGGCGGCTCGCATCCGGAAACCTCACCCTCCAGGTTCCGTCGACCAACCTGGACCAGGCGCTCGCCGCGCTCGGGGACCTGGGAGCAGTGTCCAACCAGAGCACCACGAGCCTGGACGAGTCGGGCCAGGTTGCCAGTGACGCTGCCCAACTGACCGCCCTACAGGGGGAGGAGGCGGAGTACCTGCAACTGCTGCCGCAGGCCAAGTCCACCGCCGACATCCTGGCGATCGAGCAGCCGCTCAACAACGTCACGCAGCAGATCCAGACCCTGCAGGCGAGCCAGTCCTACCTCCAGAACCAGGTTGCGATGGCGAGCATCCAGGCGACGCTGGCCGAGCCGGGCACCCAGCCGGCGGCGGCCAGACCCGGCGGTCGGCTGGCGACGGCGTGGCACCAGGCGAGGAACGGCGTGGCCACGGTGCTCGCCGGCTTCATCGTCGCCGTGGGCTACCTGCTCGCCCCGGTGGTGCTCGTCGTGCTCGCCTGGGCGGCGGTCCGGCGCCTACGCCGCCGGGTGGCGTGA
- the coaE gene encoding dephospho-CoA kinase (Dephospho-CoA kinase (CoaE) performs the final step in coenzyme A biosynthesis.) → MTGGIASGKSTVARLLAARGAFVIDADSVAHDVLAPGGTAVEAVVTRFGPSVRAPDMGINRAVLGALVFADPAARRDLEALTHPAIRAEIARRTAAAGAPLVVIDAALLVETGGRSTMAERGMDALVVVAAEPAQQVARALERGTPLERVEAVMAAQATPAQRMAAADYVIDNRGSPEELEAGVETLWSLLTNPAPGTPSRVKGILFDVGDTLLAPHPSFLELFALVMREQGFSVTPAEVEEALQTVGRSVSEVIGQGDNPDERWSTSEEKSRRFWRRLYGAMLAHWGIADGDGAIFNALYARFTRPDSYRLFPDVMPALEACREAGLVLGIVSNFESWLEDMLAGLGVAGFFACVVISGKEGIEKPDPEIFRRALERSGLEPAETAFVGDHPRVDIAAARELGMTGVLIDRWDRYPDADSLRIRTLADLLPALGY, encoded by the coding sequence CTGACCGGGGGCATCGCGTCGGGCAAGTCGACGGTCGCCCGGCTCCTGGCGGCGCGCGGAGCGTTCGTGATCGATGCCGACTCGGTCGCGCACGACGTACTTGCCCCGGGCGGGACCGCGGTCGAGGCCGTGGTGACCCGCTTCGGCCCTTCCGTCCGGGCGCCGGACATGGGCATCAACCGGGCGGTGCTCGGTGCGCTCGTGTTCGCCGACCCGGCTGCCCGCCGGGATCTCGAGGCGCTCACCCACCCGGCGATCCGGGCCGAGATCGCCCGCCGGACCGCCGCAGCCGGGGCCCCTCTGGTGGTGATCGATGCCGCCCTGCTGGTGGAGACCGGCGGCCGGTCCACCATGGCCGAGCGGGGGATGGACGCCCTGGTGGTCGTGGCGGCCGAGCCCGCCCAGCAGGTGGCAAGAGCTCTCGAGCGGGGCACGCCGCTGGAGCGGGTGGAGGCGGTCATGGCCGCCCAGGCGACCCCCGCCCAACGCATGGCTGCCGCCGACTACGTGATCGACAACCGTGGCTCCCCCGAGGAGCTGGAGGCGGGCGTGGAGACCCTGTGGAGCCTGCTGACCAACCCCGCGCCGGGGACTCCCTCCCGGGTCAAGGGGATCCTCTTCGACGTGGGCGACACCTTGCTGGCCCCCCACCCATCGTTCCTCGAGCTCTTCGCCCTGGTGATGCGGGAGCAGGGTTTCTCAGTGACGCCCGCCGAGGTGGAGGAGGCCCTGCAGACGGTGGGGCGGAGCGTCTCGGAGGTGATCGGTCAGGGCGACAACCCCGACGAGCGCTGGTCCACCTCGGAGGAGAAATCCCGCCGCTTCTGGAGGCGGTTGTACGGCGCCATGCTGGCCCACTGGGGCATCGCCGACGGCGACGGTGCCATCTTCAACGCCCTCTACGCCCGCTTCACCCGGCCCGACTCCTACCGGCTCTTCCCCGATGTCATGCCAGCACTGGAGGCGTGCCGGGAGGCAGGGCTGGTGCTGGGCATCGTGTCCAACTTCGAGTCCTGGCTGGAGGACATGCTGGCGGGCCTCGGCGTGGCCGGCTTCTTCGCCTGCGTGGTGATCTCGGGCAAGGAGGGCATCGAGAAGCCCGACCCCGAGATCTTCCGGCGGGCGTTGGAGCGCAGCGGGCTGGAGCCGGCGGAGACCGCCTTCGTGGGCGACCATCCCCGGGTGGACATCGCCGCCGCCCGGGAGCTCGGCATGACCGGCGTCCTCATCGACCGCTGGGACCGCTACCCGGACGCCGACTCCCTGCGCATCCGCACCCTGGCCGATTTGCTCCCCGCCCTCGGCTACTAG
- a CDS encoding sigma-70 family RNA polymerase sigma factor, whose translation MELLERWVDEYQPRVYLAACLILRDPAAAEDVAQETLVRAAAASRKIAPGADASRWLSRVAVNLSLNILRSRRREERALARHGPSDDVGPGGHEEVEARLTAATVAEALGKLPDRLRVPLVLRYYLDLTEREMAALLGIRPGTVKSRLHEARGLLAMDASIEAAHSAAQEG comes from the coding sequence ATGGAACTGCTGGAGAGATGGGTCGACGAGTACCAGCCCCGGGTCTACTTGGCTGCCTGCCTCATCCTGCGGGACCCGGCCGCCGCCGAGGACGTGGCACAGGAGACCTTGGTGCGGGCGGCCGCGGCCAGCCGGAAGATCGCCCCCGGTGCGGATGCTTCCCGGTGGCTGTCCCGGGTGGCGGTCAACCTCTCGCTCAACATCTTGCGCTCACGCCGGAGGGAGGAGCGAGCCCTGGCCCGTCACGGGCCGTCCGACGACGTGGGGCCGGGCGGGCACGAGGAGGTCGAGGCGCGGTTGACGGCGGCCACGGTGGCCGAGGCCTTGGGGAAGCTCCCGGACCGGCTCCGCGTGCCGCTGGTCCTCCGGTACTACCTGGACCTCACCGAGCGTGAGATGGCGGCGCTCCTTGGTATTCGCCCGGGCACGGTGAAGTCCCGGCTCCATGAGGCGCGGGGACTGTTGGCGATGGACGCCTCGATCGAGGCTGCCCACTCGGCAGCCCAAGAGGGATGA
- a CDS encoding PadR family transcriptional regulator: MRIAILAVLAEKPMHGYDLIRELEERSRQMWHPSPGSVYPTLQMLEEQGLLSSVEQDGKRVYSITDEGRAEVTAQEERRGGAQPWDEAREGGERFGPLFGAMGQLGAAVMQVARAGNSSQAERVTEILTEARKKVYSVLSED; this comes from the coding sequence GTGCGCATCGCCATCCTCGCCGTCCTGGCCGAGAAGCCGATGCACGGCTACGACCTGATCCGCGAGCTCGAGGAGCGGAGCCGCCAGATGTGGCACCCCAGCCCGGGATCGGTCTACCCGACGCTGCAGATGCTGGAGGAGCAGGGCCTGCTGAGCAGCGTGGAGCAGGACGGCAAGAGGGTGTACTCGATCACCGACGAGGGGAGGGCAGAGGTCACCGCCCAGGAGGAGCGCCGGGGCGGCGCCCAGCCCTGGGACGAGGCCCGGGAGGGCGGGGAGCGCTTCGGCCCGCTGTTCGGAGCCATGGGCCAGCTGGGGGCCGCCGTCATGCAGGTGGCCCGGGCCGGAAATTCGTCCCAGGCGGAGCGGGTGACCGAGATCCTCACCGAGGCCCGGAAGAAGGTGTACTCGGTGCTGTCGGAGGACTAG
- a CDS encoding alpha/beta hydrolase, translating into MATVEETVDARGIPFHCVEAGEGQALFFIHGMCGFAEVWRGQAERLSPRFRCVAYDRRGHTGTPRGTEPESTETHAMDGAALIEALDLDRPVVVGSSGGARIALELARTRPDLLAGAVFSEPPAFAIDPEAAAGLLKALKGVVGPAVAAGDARAAVDAFFPLLCPGLWSSLDEEGRDRYRANGPMMLEELTGPPYPLTAAGAATIAVPALVLSGTESHPALQALARRLADVLPEARWVALAGSGHVTYAERPDAFARAVAGFAGNLAVAGPQTGK; encoded by the coding sequence ATGGCAACGGTCGAGGAAACGGTCGATGCAAGGGGAATCCCGTTCCACTGCGTCGAGGCGGGTGAGGGGCAGGCCCTGTTCTTCATCCACGGAATGTGCGGGTTCGCCGAAGTGTGGCGGGGGCAGGCGGAACGGCTCAGCCCCCGCTTCCGGTGCGTCGCATACGACCGGCGAGGTCACACCGGCACGCCGAGGGGGACTGAGCCCGAGTCGACCGAGACCCATGCCATGGACGGGGCGGCGCTCATCGAGGCCCTCGACCTGGACCGGCCCGTCGTGGTCGGCTCCAGCGGCGGTGCCCGGATCGCGCTCGAGCTTGCCCGGACCCGGCCGGATCTGTTGGCGGGGGCGGTGTTCTCCGAGCCGCCGGCATTCGCGATCGACCCGGAGGCAGCGGCCGGGCTCCTCAAGGCTCTGAAGGGCGTGGTGGGGCCCGCGGTAGCCGCCGGGGACGCCCGGGCGGCGGTAGACGCCTTCTTCCCGCTGCTCTGCCCGGGCCTGTGGTCAAGCCTCGACGAGGAGGGCCGGGACCGCTACCGGGCGAATGGCCCGATGATGCTGGAGGAGCTCACCGGACCGCCTTATCCCCTTACGGCCGCGGGGGCAGCCACGATCGCCGTCCCGGCCCTCGTCCTCTCCGGGACCGAGAGCCATCCGGCACTGCAGGCTCTCGCCCGCCGGCTGGCCGACGTGCTGCCTGAGGCCCGCTGGGTGGCGCTGGCCGGATCGGGCCACGTCACTTACGCCGAGCGGCCGGACGCCTTCGCCAGGG